In Lepisosteus oculatus isolate fLepOcu1 chromosome 17, fLepOcu1.hap2, whole genome shotgun sequence, a genomic segment contains:
- the lhcgr gene encoding lutropin-choriogonadotropic hormone receptor, whose product MKLSLVCMIFPLLLSTRYSISLFNFVCPEICHCSDGIIRCNNETEWLFSASRKDKCRRITLTHLSIKTITSHSFEGLVNVLRIEISQSVFLERIEALAFNNLHNLSEISIQNTKSLVNIGRRAFSNLPKLRYLSICNTGITVFPDMSTIYSIESHFILEICENLHIESIPSNAFVGMTKEHITMNLYKNGFREIQRCAFNGTKIDKLVLKGNSKLRIIHEEAFIGGIGPDVLDVSSTPIQKLPTSGLESVQILIAQSTYALKSLPPLNLFSSLRKAHLTYPSHCCAFQNWKAKEHNSLFASWANLSSQHEEDRIMSQVIPFLTPESFSSSLVTQIPATASVTSSEEDSEALSLEFHYPEFDFSQPLKILQCSPKPDAFNPCEDIIGYGFLRVLIWFINILAIVGNLIVLLVVMTSQYKLTVPRFLMCNLAFANFCMGVHLLMIATVDFKTRSQYSQYAIEWQTGAGCSAAGFFTIFGSELSVYTLTVITLERWHTITYALQLERRLCGRQAVLIMMGGWLFSLTMALLPLLGVSSYMKVSICLPMDIEILPSQAYIVIILLLNVIAFFIICACYIKIFLAVRNPKFTGKNRDTRIAKKMAVLIFTDFTCMAPISFFAISAAFKFPLITVTNSKILLVLFYPINSCANPFLYAIFTKAFRRDMCILMSWFGCCKKKANMYRMSFHYADHHTGKHSSASTANRTSHMVLRNSQHPLSNKGRSL is encoded by the exons ATGAAACTGTCGCTTGTATGTATGATTTTTCCTCTCCTCTTGAGTACACGTTACTCTATCTCTCTTTTTAATTTCGTGTGTCCGGAGATTTGTCATTGTTCTGACGGGATTATCAGATGCAATAATGAGACAGAATGGCTATTTTCAGCTTCCAGAAAAGACAAGTGCAGGAGAAT aacaCTTACCCACCTGTCTATAAAAACCATCACCAGCCACTCATTTGAGGGATTAGTGAATGTCCTACGAAT TGAAATTTCTCAAAGtgtctttcttgaaagaatagaAGCTCTGGCTTTCAATAACCTGCACAACCTTTCTGAAAT CTCTATTCAGAATACCAAAAGCCTAGTGAACATTGGCAGACGTGCATTCAGCAATCTTCCGAAGCTAAGATACCT gaGTATCTGTAACACGGGGATAACAGTATTCCCAGACATGTCTACGATTTATTCCATTGAAAGCCATTTTATTCT GGAGATCTGTGAAAACCTGCATATAGAATCAATACCTTCAAATGCTTTTGTGGGAATGACCAAAGAGCATATAACAAT gaaCCTGTATAAAAATGGCTTCAGAGAAATCCAGCGCTGTGCCTTCAACGGGACAAAGATCGATAAACT AGTTTTGAAAGGCAACAGTAAACTCAGAATAATCCATGAAGAAGCTTTCATTGGAGGAATTGGgcctgatgtact AGATGTATCCTCAACACCAATACAAAAACTCCCTACATCAGGCCTAGAGTCTGTGCAGATCCTAATTGCCCAGTCAACTTACGCCCTGAAGAGTTTGCCTCCCTTGAACCTGTTTTCCAGCCTGCGTAAAGCTCACTTAACATACCCCAGCCACTGCTGTGCTTTTCAGAACTGGAAAGCGAAAGa GCACAACTCTCTCTTTGCCAGCTGGGCTAACCTATCCAGCCAGCACGAGGAGGACAGAATCATGTCCCAAGT GATTCCATTTCTCACCCCTGAATCATTCAGCTCATCCCTGGTAACTCAGATTCCTGCTACAGCCAGTGTCACATCATCTGAAGAAGACAGTGAGGCTCTGAGTTTGGAATTTCACTATCCAGAATTTGACTTTAGCCAGCCCTTAAAAATCCTCCAGTGTTCCCCAAAGCCAGATGCCTTTAACCCCTGTGAAGATATCATAGGGTATGGCTTCCTTCGAGTCCTGATTTGGTTCATCAACATTCTTGCCATTGTAGGCAACCTCATCGTGCTGCTTGTGGTCATGACCAGCCAGTACAAGCTCACCGTCCCACGCTTCCTCATGTGCAATCTGGCCTTTGCCAACTTCTGCATGGGGGTACATCTCCTGATGATTGCCACGGTGGACTTTAAAACAAGAAGCCAGTACAGCCAGTATGCCATAGAGTGGCAGACAGGAGCAGGTTGCAGTGCAGCTGGATTCTTCACCATCTTTGGTAGTGAGCTCTCGGTCTATACTCTGACTGTCATAACCCTGGAGAGATGGCACACCATCACATACGCCCTGCAGCTGGAACGGAGGCTGTGCGGCAGGCAAGCGGTTCTGATCATGATGGGTGGGTGGCTTTTCTCCCTCACGATGGCCCTTCTGCCCCTTTTAGGCGTGAGCAGTTACATGAAGGTTAGCATCTGTTTGCCAATGGACATTGAAATTCTGCCCTCGCAGGCCTACATCGTAATCATCCTGCTGCTAAATGTCATTGCCTTTTTCATCATCTGCGCCTGCTACATCAAAATATTCCTGGCAGTGAGGAACCCCAAGTTCACAGGCAAGAACAGAGATACACGAATTGCCAAAAAGATGGCGGTGCTCATCTTCACAGACTTCACCTGCATGGCGCCTATATCTTTTTTTGCCATTTCTGCTGCCTTCAAATTCCCCCTTATTACTGTGACAAACTCCAAGATCCTGCTTGTATTGTTCTACCCCATCAATTCCTGTGCCAACCCTTTCTTGTATGCCATTTTCACCAAAGCCTTCAGGAGGGATATGTGCATCCTAATGAGCTGGTtcggctgctgtaaaaaaaaggcCAACATGTACAGAATGTCATTCCACTACGCAGATCATCACACCGGGAAACACAGCAGTGCATCAACAGCAAACAGAACCTCCCACATGGTGCTGAGAAACAGCCAGCATCCCCTGAGTAATAAAGGAAGAAGTCTTTAA